The Spirosoma foliorum genome has a window encoding:
- a CDS encoding alpha/beta hydrolase, translating to MAVRLLQLDKKYAFVIVAIRCLITTSAWAQLGPTGGRDTSFTVRKSYIQEKKYHPEITIVDSTLPAGVRVARAIAYSNPVANRKLLLDVYSPVASGKTNPAVLMIHGGGWRSGDRSHNNTLAGQLAGKGFVAIPVEYRLSPEALYPAGVHDVKAAIRWVRANAKKYAIDPNRIAVLGFSAGGQLAALVGTTNGNKVLEGTGGNAKQSSDVQAIVDIDGVLAFIHPESAEGNDTKSISAGTYWFGYSKEQKPELWQEASALNHLDKYTPPILFLNSSVDRMHAGRDDLLAKLKPFGTYSEVHTFADAPHTFMFFNPWFTPTLTYITNFLHKVLAR from the coding sequence ATGGCAGTTAGACTCCTACAACTCGATAAGAAATACGCATTTGTTATCGTAGCAATACGCTGCCTGATAACCACTTCGGCTTGGGCTCAGCTAGGTCCGACGGGCGGACGGGATACATCATTCACGGTACGGAAGTCATACATTCAGGAGAAAAAATACCATCCCGAAATAACTATAGTCGATTCGACCTTACCGGCTGGGGTCCGTGTTGCGCGGGCTATTGCGTATAGCAATCCGGTAGCCAATCGGAAATTGCTACTGGATGTGTATTCACCAGTAGCTTCCGGGAAAACGAACCCGGCTGTGCTCATGATTCATGGCGGTGGCTGGCGTTCGGGCGATCGGTCGCATAATAACACACTGGCGGGGCAACTGGCCGGTAAAGGGTTTGTAGCTATTCCGGTCGAGTATCGTCTATCGCCCGAAGCATTGTATCCGGCGGGTGTTCATGATGTGAAAGCGGCTATTCGCTGGGTGCGGGCCAATGCCAAGAAGTACGCCATTGACCCCAATCGGATTGCCGTATTGGGCTTTTCGGCGGGTGGACAATTGGCCGCGCTTGTTGGCACGACTAACGGAAATAAAGTTTTAGAAGGAACAGGCGGCAATGCTAAGCAGTCGAGTGATGTACAGGCTATTGTTGATATTGATGGCGTGCTGGCGTTTATTCACCCCGAATCGGCCGAAGGAAATGATACAAAGTCAATATCTGCCGGGACTTATTGGTTCGGGTATTCGAAAGAGCAGAAGCCTGAATTATGGCAGGAAGCGTCGGCGTTGAATCACCTTGACAAGTATACTCCACCTATCCTCTTTTTGAACAGTTCAGTGGATCGAATGCATGCCGGACGGGATGATTTACTGGCTAAACTCAAGCCGTTTGGTACGTATTCGGAAGTGCACACGTTTGCCGATGCGCCCCACACGTTCATGTTTTTCAATCCCTGGTTTACGCCAACGCTGACGTACATCACTAATTTTTTGCACAAGGTGTTGGCACGTTAG
- a CDS encoding helix-turn-helix domain-containing protein, whose protein sequence is MEFVDIKSIAELHDFFHYGKPIHPLLSVVDLAKVDRSHRKPGVAYRIDLYSIACKEIQGKFMYGRTTYDFSEGTLMFTAPNQILSPAAENRVTGWGIYIHPDFLNASPKGHALMEYSFFGYDMNEALHTSEAEKKVLDDCRQNIERELSNNLDKHSANLILMNLEMILGYCSRFYDRQFLTRTNVSNDIVEKFDRLLTNYFAQHSLIESGVPDVGYFASRLNLSANYLSDLLGKYTGKSTYEHIHLKLVEKAKSLLWSTENSISEIAYDLGFEHPSHFTKVFKNKTGLSPRQFRNLN, encoded by the coding sequence ATGGAATTTGTAGATATCAAATCGATTGCGGAGCTGCACGATTTTTTTCATTACGGCAAACCAATCCACCCCTTACTATCCGTTGTCGATCTGGCTAAGGTAGATCGTTCGCATCGGAAACCGGGTGTTGCTTACCGAATCGATTTGTATTCGATTGCCTGCAAGGAAATACAGGGTAAGTTTATGTATGGTCGGACAACCTACGACTTTTCGGAAGGGACACTGATGTTCACGGCTCCTAATCAGATTTTATCGCCTGCTGCCGAAAACAGGGTTACGGGTTGGGGAATTTACATCCATCCCGATTTTTTGAATGCAAGTCCCAAAGGACATGCGTTAATGGAATACTCCTTCTTTGGGTACGACATGAATGAGGCTTTGCATACGTCAGAAGCCGAGAAAAAGGTATTAGACGACTGCCGTCAAAATATCGAACGAGAGCTGTCGAACAATTTAGATAAGCACTCGGCCAATCTTATTCTGATGAATCTGGAGATGATTTTAGGGTATTGCTCTCGGTTTTACGATCGGCAGTTTTTAACAAGGACTAACGTAAGCAACGACATTGTTGAAAAATTTGACAGACTGCTAACGAATTATTTTGCCCAACATTCGCTGATCGAATCCGGCGTGCCAGACGTAGGTTATTTTGCGTCGCGCCTGAATCTGTCTGCCAACTACCTGTCCGATTTATTGGGCAAATACACGGGTAAATCAACGTACGAGCATATTCACCTAAAGCTCGTGGAGAAAGCGAAGTCCTTATTGTGGAGCACCGAAAACTCAATCAGCGAAATTGCCTATGATCTTGGTTTTGAGCATCCATCGCACTTTACGAAGGTGTTTAAAAACAAAACCGGCCTATCGCCCAGGCAGTTTCGAAACCTGAATTAG
- a CDS encoding SDR family NAD(P)-dependent oxidoreductase yields the protein MNTENQTSKVALVTGGSRGIGRSIALNAAKRGIGVILTYNTHAEEGESVVAEINRNGGKAVALKLDSAKVGSFAEFSEQLLQVLKNEWNRENFDYLVNNAGIAQRTRIQDTTEAIFDQLVTVNFKGVFFLTQTLIPLIVDGGHIINISSALARAVFPGVAVYGSLKAALEGLTRYFAREYADRKIRVNTVAPGAIDTEFGGGKGDENQRKQIAGMTALGRLGEAEDVGLFVASLLSDDSRFVNAQRIEVGGGSFF from the coding sequence ATGAACACAGAAAATCAAACATCGAAAGTCGCCCTGGTGACTGGCGGTAGCCGGGGTATCGGGCGAAGTATCGCGTTGAATGCAGCAAAGCGTGGCATTGGCGTTATTCTTACATACAACACGCACGCTGAAGAGGGAGAATCCGTAGTGGCTGAAATCAACCGGAATGGGGGTAAAGCCGTTGCGTTAAAATTGGATTCGGCGAAGGTGGGATCATTCGCTGAGTTCAGCGAACAACTCCTTCAAGTGTTGAAAAACGAATGGAATCGAGAGAACTTCGATTATCTTGTTAATAATGCCGGAATAGCCCAGCGGACACGCATTCAGGATACAACCGAAGCTATTTTCGATCAACTCGTTACTGTAAATTTTAAGGGAGTCTTTTTTCTGACCCAGACGTTGATTCCGTTGATCGTTGATGGGGGACATATCATCAATATCTCATCGGCGCTGGCCCGAGCCGTTTTTCCGGGAGTTGCTGTTTATGGTTCTCTCAAAGCAGCACTGGAAGGGTTGACACGGTATTTCGCCCGAGAGTATGCTGATCGGAAAATCCGGGTCAACACTGTTGCACCCGGTGCGATCGACACGGAGTTTGGTGGAGGAAAGGGCGATGAAAATCAGCGCAAGCAAATTGCCGGTATGACCGCACTGGGTCGCCTTGGTGAAGCCGAAGACGTTGGCCTATTTGTAGCCTCACTGCTCTCCGACGACAGCCGCTTTGTCAATGCACAACGGATTGAAGTTGGCGGAGGCAGTTTTTTCTGA
- a CDS encoding alpha/beta fold hydrolase, which yields MKINLFLVIIVLVAAFSGCSLSKTKTTLTTHKTQLIPVADSVRLEVLDWSGEGQPLVFLTGFGNTAHVFDEFAPKFTNQYHVYAITRRGFGQSSKPKTGYDMGTLAHDILIVLDSLHVSKALLVGHSIAGDEMSKFASSYPDRVSKLVYLDAAYDRSNLLQLFAKLPPQPTPTAKDSASVANFSRGIEEVMGVPMPAEEIRETAVFSKEGKYLRDVTPEFVFPATLSKLERPDYRHIYCPALAIYARHSTVRSDFPCYDRFDSTDRKKAIAAFPMMTKFTADQENLFRKEVAKGTVTGIKDANHYVFISHPAETEKLIRDFLK from the coding sequence ATGAAAATCAACCTCTTTCTAGTCATCATCGTGCTTGTGGCTGCCTTTTCCGGCTGCTCATTGTCCAAAACCAAAACGACGTTGACTACCCATAAAACCCAACTTATACCCGTAGCCGACAGCGTCAGGCTTGAAGTACTCGACTGGAGTGGCGAAGGCCAGCCGCTGGTGTTCCTGACGGGCTTTGGTAACACGGCCCACGTCTTCGATGAGTTTGCGCCCAAATTCACCAATCAGTACCACGTCTATGCCATTACGCGTCGGGGTTTCGGCCAGTCATCCAAACCTAAAACGGGCTACGACATGGGTACGCTGGCGCATGATATTCTGATTGTGCTGGATTCCTTACACGTTTCGAAAGCCCTGCTGGTGGGCCATTCCATTGCCGGCGATGAGATGAGCAAATTCGCGTCATCGTATCCAGATCGGGTGAGTAAATTGGTTTACCTCGATGCCGCCTACGATCGCTCCAATCTCCTGCAACTATTCGCCAAACTTCCTCCTCAACCAACTCCAACCGCAAAAGACTCTGCATCAGTGGCTAACTTCAGCCGGGGTATAGAAGAAGTTATGGGTGTACCGATGCCAGCCGAAGAAATCCGAGAAACGGCTGTTTTCTCAAAAGAAGGCAAATACCTACGAGACGTAACGCCTGAATTTGTTTTCCCGGCTACCTTATCGAAGTTAGAGCGCCCTGATTACCGACATATTTACTGTCCGGCGCTGGCGATTTATGCTCGACACAGCACTGTTCGCAGTGACTTTCCTTGCTATGATCGCTTTGATTCTACTGATCGTAAGAAGGCCATAGCCGCCTTTCCCATGATGACGAAATTTACTGCCGACCAGGAAAATCTCTTCCGAAAAGAAGTCGCCAAAGGTACGGTTACAGGTATTAAAGACGCGAACCACTACGTGTTTATCTCGCATCCTGCCGAAACAGAAAAGCTGATCCGGGATTTCCTGAAGTAG
- a CDS encoding N-acyl-D-amino-acid deacylase family protein, with amino-acid sequence MKTRFLIWLGLAFSLNCLGQSRPASSTTYDVLIRNGLIYDGSGQKPYRGDVAIRADRVVAVGKLTSAKATTVIDANGMAVAPGFINVLSHAGSHLLKDGHSMSDLKQGITTEVFGELSWGPVNPDKLPFLQSSWLKAQGQTYDWTTLEGFMQKLERKGVTPNFASYVGAGEIRMMVLGENDVKPTPTQLAQMQTLVRQAMEGGALGVTTMLIYPPNTFANTDELIALCREAARYKGRYIVHMRSEADRLEEGIQELIRIGKEAKVPVELYHFKASGVRNWPKVDKAIALINNARQQGQDVTANMYTYTAGGTGLTSCLPPYVFNGGFLAGWKRLQDPDERRKIAQEVHQQTQPWENLFQLAGSMDNIVLAGFEQDSLKKYEGKTLGQVAAIRAKDPLETAMDLIVQDKSRVGTLYFLMSEENVKKEIRQPWVSFGSDAGSATIADTLAGKGHPREFGNFARLLGKYVREEKVISLEEAVRRLTSLPASNHKLISRGFLKPGYFADVVIFDPATIADKATYEKPFQYAVGVEHVWVNGKQVLRNGEHTGVLPGRALWGPGKKNPVGQ; translated from the coding sequence ATGAAAACCCGATTTCTCATTTGGCTTGGCCTTGCCTTCTCTTTGAACTGTTTGGGGCAAAGCCGCCCGGCCTCATCAACCACCTACGACGTACTCATTCGCAACGGTCTTATCTACGATGGGTCGGGTCAGAAACCTTACCGGGGCGATGTGGCCATTCGCGCTGATCGCGTTGTCGCTGTTGGCAAGCTAACGAGCGCGAAAGCCACCACCGTTATCGACGCAAACGGCATGGCGGTAGCACCGGGTTTTATCAATGTTCTCTCGCACGCGGGGAGCCATCTGCTTAAAGATGGGCATTCCATGAGCGATCTAAAACAAGGCATAACCACCGAAGTGTTCGGCGAGCTTTCCTGGGGGCCCGTCAACCCCGATAAATTACCCTTCTTACAGAGCAGTTGGTTAAAAGCACAAGGCCAAACCTACGACTGGACGACTCTGGAAGGATTCATGCAAAAACTTGAACGAAAAGGGGTTACCCCAAATTTTGCCTCCTATGTAGGGGCGGGCGAAATACGGATGATGGTGCTGGGTGAAAACGACGTAAAACCGACCCCTACGCAACTCGCGCAGATGCAAACGCTGGTTCGGCAAGCTATGGAAGGTGGAGCCTTGGGCGTAACCACGATGCTTATTTATCCACCCAATACGTTTGCCAATACCGATGAGCTAATTGCCCTCTGCCGTGAAGCGGCCCGCTACAAAGGCCGGTACATCGTGCACATGCGAAGTGAGGCCGATCGACTTGAAGAGGGCATTCAGGAACTGATCCGCATCGGGAAAGAAGCTAAAGTGCCCGTTGAACTCTATCATTTCAAAGCCAGTGGAGTACGCAACTGGCCCAAAGTCGACAAAGCCATTGCCCTGATTAATAACGCCCGACAACAAGGACAGGACGTTACCGCCAATATGTACACCTACACGGCCGGCGGAACCGGCCTAACCAGTTGTCTGCCACCTTATGTCTTCAACGGTGGATTTCTGGCGGGCTGGAAACGCTTACAAGACCCCGACGAACGGCGCAAAATTGCGCAGGAGGTGCATCAGCAAACCCAGCCCTGGGAGAATCTGTTTCAGTTGGCTGGTTCGATGGATAATATTGTGCTGGCTGGTTTTGAACAGGACTCGCTCAAAAAATACGAAGGAAAAACACTGGGGCAAGTAGCGGCCATACGCGCTAAAGATCCGCTCGAAACGGCAATGGACTTGATTGTACAGGACAAAAGTCGAGTCGGGACGCTTTACTTTCTAATGTCGGAAGAGAACGTTAAAAAAGAAATCCGTCAGCCTTGGGTTAGCTTTGGGTCTGATGCGGGTTCGGCTACGATTGCCGATACACTGGCGGGAAAGGGGCATCCTCGCGAGTTTGGCAACTTCGCCCGGTTGCTGGGCAAGTACGTCCGGGAAGAAAAAGTCATCTCGCTCGAAGAGGCCGTCCGACGACTGACCAGTTTACCAGCCAGCAACCACAAGCTCATCAGTCGGGGCTTCCTCAAACCTGGTTACTTCGCCGATGTCGTGATCTTCGACCCTGCCACCATTGCCGACAAGGCCACTTACGAAAAACCCTTTCAGTATGCCGTCGGAGTCGAACACGTTTGGGTCAATGGCAAACAGGTTTTGCGGAACGGCGAGCATACTGGAGTGTTACCAGGCCGTGCGTTGTGGGGGCCGGGTAAGAAAAATCCCGTTGGCCAATAA
- a CDS encoding Gfo/Idh/MocA family protein: protein MKTSRRNFLRNSAMTATGAGLISLPSLEAIASQRKTISPNDKLQVGLIGCNGMGWSDLRSHLLMSDVECVALADVDQSVLDKRAADVQVMQKNKPLLFKDYRKLLEHKDIDAVIIGTPDHWHCMAMIDSVSAGKHVYVEKPLANSIEECNLMLAAAKKYNKIVQVGQWQRSGSHYEKAIEYIRSGKLGNIRLVKVWAYQGWMNPVPVLPDSAPPAGVDYDMWLGPAPKRPFNPNRFHFNFRWFWDYAGGLMTDWGVHEIDIALYAMNAKAPKSVMASGGKLAYPDDASETPDTLQAVYEYDGFNMLWEHATGIDGGNYGRTEGIAFIGNNATLVLNRDGWSLLPETQTKNGIKVYKVDSIPNQARNGDYLNEHTKNFVNAIKANDASLLKCGIETGSIAAINAHMGNIAYKTGRKVYWDTAAKGFKNDAQANALIAAHYHNGWKLPVV from the coding sequence ATGAAAACTTCACGCAGGAATTTTTTACGAAACTCAGCCATGACCGCTACTGGAGCGGGATTGATTAGTTTGCCTAGTCTGGAGGCCATTGCCAGTCAGCGCAAAACGATTTCCCCAAACGATAAGCTTCAGGTTGGCCTTATTGGCTGCAACGGCATGGGCTGGTCGGACCTGCGCTCGCATTTGCTCATGAGCGATGTCGAGTGTGTTGCGCTGGCCGATGTCGATCAGAGTGTGCTGGACAAACGTGCTGCCGATGTGCAGGTGATGCAAAAAAATAAACCGCTACTCTTTAAAGACTATCGGAAGCTGCTGGAACATAAGGATATCGATGCCGTCATCATTGGTACGCCCGACCACTGGCACTGCATGGCCATGATTGACTCAGTATCGGCGGGCAAACACGTGTACGTGGAGAAGCCATTAGCCAACAGCATTGAAGAATGTAATCTGATGCTAGCAGCCGCGAAGAAGTACAACAAAATTGTGCAGGTTGGCCAGTGGCAACGCAGCGGTTCGCACTACGAAAAAGCCATTGAATATATCCGGTCGGGGAAGCTGGGCAATATTCGTCTGGTGAAAGTATGGGCCTATCAGGGCTGGATGAATCCCGTACCGGTTCTCCCCGATAGTGCGCCCCCCGCTGGTGTCGACTACGACATGTGGCTGGGCCCAGCTCCCAAACGACCTTTCAATCCGAACCGCTTCCATTTCAATTTTCGCTGGTTCTGGGATTATGCGGGCGGCCTGATGACCGATTGGGGCGTTCATGAAATTGACATCGCGCTCTATGCCATGAATGCGAAAGCACCCAAATCGGTGATGGCCTCGGGCGGTAAACTCGCCTATCCCGACGATGCCTCTGAAACGCCGGACACCCTACAGGCTGTTTATGAATACGATGGCTTCAATATGCTCTGGGAACATGCAACGGGTATTGATGGTGGTAACTATGGCCGTACCGAAGGCATTGCCTTCATTGGCAATAATGCAACGTTGGTGCTAAACCGGGATGGCTGGTCGCTGTTGCCCGAAACCCAAACCAAGAACGGGATCAAGGTTTATAAAGTAGACAGCATCCCTAATCAGGCCCGAAATGGCGATTACCTGAACGAGCACACGAAAAACTTCGTCAATGCCATCAAAGCGAACGATGCCAGTCTGCTTAAGTGCGGCATTGAAACCGGCAGTATTGCCGCCATTAACGCCCACATGGGCAACATTGCGTACAAAACGGGCCGAAAAGTGTACTGGGATACGGCAGCAAAAGGATTTAAGAATGATGCACAGGCCAACGCGCTGATAGCAGCTCATTATCATAATGGCTGGAAGTTGCCGGTTGTTTAA
- a CDS encoding 4'-phosphopantetheinyl transferase family protein — protein sequence MNYELIIKEQEEITPDLTLLDDSELDRYQRLISPQKKLSFLTGQTVLKQVLANCLGISPASISFALTPMGKPYLPALAETTMPFFNLSHSEGHYLIGLSSCPIGVDIELPKAIDLTNVRHFLTPHEYEQIKVFPKSLHSSIFYRLFTTKEAFLKATDKWWALDTVRFQLENHHWALTSPGESFQFYQRDYKGHYIAVCLDMTVITTQR from the coding sequence ATGAATTATGAGTTAATCATTAAAGAGCAGGAAGAGATTACCCCTGATCTAACCCTGCTCGACGACAGCGAACTAGACCGATACCAACGACTGATTAGCCCGCAGAAGAAATTGTCGTTCCTGACGGGCCAAACGGTTCTGAAACAAGTACTGGCCAACTGTTTAGGCATATCACCCGCTTCTATTTCATTTGCGCTAACACCTATGGGCAAACCATATCTGCCTGCGCTGGCCGAAACGACTATGCCCTTTTTCAACCTATCCCATTCCGAAGGCCATTACCTGATTGGCCTCTCCAGTTGTCCTATTGGGGTCGATATTGAACTACCGAAAGCCATTGACCTGACGAACGTCCGGCACTTTCTGACGCCCCACGAGTATGAACAGATAAAGGTCTTTCCCAAATCGCTTCACTCGTCCATATTCTACCGGCTTTTTACGACGAAGGAAGCCTTTTTGAAAGCAACCGATAAATGGTGGGCGCTGGATACAGTTCGTTTTCAACTGGAAAATCACCACTGGGCACTCACATCGCCCGGTGAGTCATTTCAGTTTTATCAACGTGATTATAAGGGCCATTACATAGCCGTTTGTCTGGACATGACCGTGATTACGACACAGCGATAA
- a CDS encoding AMP-binding protein — MSSSNTTQSTSKPFIDYFYKWEREKANQVYLRQPVGDTYIDYTWAEVGRQARSMASYLRSLDLPPQSPIGLVSKNCPHWLIADIAILISGHISVPLYPTLTAEQLHSVLEHSQCSVLFAGKLDNWSTMRAGVPTDVLCITFPENQSDSEARSWDDIVASYPPMIESPKPSPDDLFTIIYTSGTTGRPKGVMIDYRAAAEIAESTRTQTFQDLAGSRFFSYLPLCHVAERNIVEALGLITGGTIYFVESLATFAKNLAAARPTHFLAVPRIWTKFQQSIQANLPESRLQMLLRIPVVSSLVKRKIRQRLGLNDTVMILTGAAPMPIPLLQWFRRLGICIQDSYGMTENLGAVSMMPPDRIKDGTVGRINDGMNVRIDPDTGEILTQAPWNMRGYYRDPELTAKTLTADNWLHTGDIGELDADGYLRITGRLNDLYKSPKGEFISPAKLEFGFSENPLIDQICVMGMHLPQPIALLVLSEVGQKTLPVDVAKSLTDTLAVSNNQLQAYERIKKVILVKDAWTVDNNLMTPTLKIKRKELEKRYQSAINGWYNQEELVVWEV; from the coding sequence ATGTCCAGTAGCAATACAACCCAGTCGACGAGTAAGCCTTTCATTGACTACTTCTACAAATGGGAGCGCGAGAAAGCCAATCAGGTGTACCTCCGGCAACCTGTTGGCGATACATACATTGACTATACCTGGGCCGAAGTAGGGCGACAGGCCCGTTCGATGGCGAGCTATCTTCGTTCACTCGATCTACCGCCCCAAAGCCCAATCGGTCTGGTTTCTAAAAACTGTCCGCATTGGCTCATTGCCGACATTGCCATTCTCATCAGCGGCCATATATCGGTCCCGTTATACCCAACCCTAACCGCCGAACAACTCCATTCGGTACTGGAACATAGCCAGTGTTCCGTGCTATTTGCCGGGAAACTGGATAACTGGAGCACCATGCGAGCCGGTGTGCCGACGGATGTCCTCTGCATCACGTTCCCAGAAAATCAATCTGATTCTGAGGCCCGTTCGTGGGATGACATTGTGGCCAGTTACCCACCCATGATCGAAAGTCCTAAACCGAGTCCCGACGACCTGTTCACCATTATTTATACCTCTGGCACCACTGGTCGACCCAAAGGCGTTATGATCGATTACCGGGCAGCCGCCGAAATCGCCGAATCGACTCGTACCCAAACCTTTCAGGATTTAGCGGGATCCCGTTTTTTTTCATACTTACCGCTTTGCCACGTAGCTGAACGGAACATTGTCGAAGCGCTCGGTTTAATCACGGGCGGCACCATTTATTTTGTTGAGTCGCTTGCCACGTTTGCCAAAAATCTGGCGGCTGCCCGACCCACACACTTTTTGGCCGTGCCGCGTATCTGGACGAAGTTTCAGCAGAGTATTCAGGCAAACCTGCCCGAATCCAGGCTACAGATGCTGCTCCGTATTCCGGTCGTCTCTAGCTTAGTTAAACGCAAAATCCGTCAGCGCCTTGGATTGAATGATACGGTCATGATTCTGACTGGTGCAGCGCCCATGCCCATTCCGCTACTTCAGTGGTTTCGTCGACTGGGCATCTGCATTCAGGATAGTTACGGGATGACGGAGAATCTGGGCGCGGTTTCGATGATGCCTCCCGATCGGATTAAGGATGGCACGGTGGGCCGAATTAACGACGGTATGAACGTTCGAATTGATCCGGATACGGGCGAAATTCTCACGCAGGCACCCTGGAACATGCGGGGCTATTACCGTGATCCAGAACTGACTGCCAAAACGCTCACGGCTGATAACTGGCTGCATACGGGAGACATTGGCGAACTTGATGCCGACGGCTATCTCCGAATTACGGGGCGACTGAACGACCTCTATAAAAGCCCCAAAGGTGAATTTATCAGTCCCGCAAAACTGGAATTCGGATTTAGTGAAAACCCACTCATCGATCAGATTTGCGTGATGGGAATGCACTTACCCCAACCCATTGCCTTGCTGGTTCTGTCGGAAGTTGGCCAGAAAACGCTTCCGGTCGATGTGGCCAAAAGCCTGACCGATACACTGGCTGTGTCCAATAACCAGTTACAAGCCTACGAACGCATAAAGAAAGTTATCCTTGTTAAAGACGCCTGGACAGTAGATAACAACCTAATGACGCCTACGCTAAAAATCAAGCGAAAAGAACTCGAAAAACGATACCAGTCAGCCATTAATGGCTGGTACAATCAGGAAGAACTTGTTGTGTG